In Flavobacterium okayamense, a single window of DNA contains:
- the mreC gene encoding rod shape-determining protein MreC, translating to MQQIIYFLVKNSYRLLFLLLLGISLVLTIKSHSYHRSEYINSANNLTGGVYEKINSSKEYLSLKEKNKSLAEENARLKEMLFNTKDTLIGKETILSNLDSVFTVKKAKVIKNVFNTRENYLTLNIGKRENIKTDMGVINDKGIVGIIEKTSNNYATVLSVLNTKSRINAKIKNSNHFGTLVWDGKNVGYVQLIDVPRLASLHKGDSIVTGSESEIFPENIPIGKVDKVFVDNKTNYYTINVRLFNDMTSLGYVYIINNKLKEEKKKLENETISK from the coding sequence ATGCAGCAAATAATCTATTTTTTAGTAAAAAACAGCTATCGATTGCTGTTTTTGCTGCTTTTAGGCATCAGCCTTGTGCTTACTATTAAATCACATTCTTACCACAGGAGTGAATACATTAACTCTGCCAATAACTTAACAGGAGGTGTTTATGAAAAAATAAACTCTAGTAAAGAATATCTTAGTTTAAAAGAGAAAAACAAATCTTTAGCCGAAGAAAATGCTAGATTAAAAGAAATGCTATTTAACACAAAAGATACGCTTATTGGAAAAGAAACAATATTAAGTAATCTTGATTCTGTTTTTACTGTTAAAAAAGCTAAGGTTATAAAAAACGTATTCAATACTAGAGAAAACTATTTAACCTTAAATATTGGAAAAAGAGAGAATATTAAAACCGATATGGGGGTGATTAACGACAAAGGGATTGTTGGTATTATTGAAAAAACTTCTAATAATTACGCAACAGTCTTGAGTGTATTAAACACCAAGTCTAGAATCAATGCTAAGATTAAAAACTCAAATCATTTTGGAACTTTAGTTTGGGACGGAAAAAATGTTGGCTACGTTCAGTTAATAGATGTTCCTCGATTAGCTTCGCTACATAAAGGGGATTCAATTGTAACGGGTTCTGAATCGGAAATTTTTCCAGAGAACATACCGATTGGAAAAGTAGATAAAGTTTTTGTTGATAATAAAACTAATTATTACACCATTAACGTTAGATTGTTTAATGATATGACTTCTCTAGGATACGTCTACATTATTAACAATAAATTGAAGGAAGAAAAAAAGAAATTAGAAAACGAAACCATTTCAAAGTAG
- a CDS encoding rod shape-determining protein MreD has product MNSTLLNIFRFLILIILQVLIFNNINLFGYLNPYPYILFILLFPINGNKSSLLFFSFLLGLILDMFSNSGGIHAASATILAFVRPSLFKFSFGISYEYQTIKIVDKISSERITFLVTSVFIHHFVMFSLEYFRFSLILNVLLKTLLSTFFTVIVCLILIFLIKPNKR; this is encoded by the coding sequence TTGAATTCAACATTATTAAATATTTTCAGATTTTTAATTTTAATAATCTTACAAGTTTTAATATTCAACAATATTAATCTTTTTGGTTACTTAAATCCATATCCTTATATTTTATTCATTTTATTATTTCCAATAAATGGCAATAAAAGCTCGCTTTTATTTTTTAGTTTTCTTCTAGGTTTAATTTTAGATATGTTTTCTAATTCTGGTGGAATTCATGCTGCTTCAGCAACTATACTTGCATTTGTTAGGCCAAGTTTATTTAAGTTTTCATTTGGTATAAGTTATGAATATCAAACTATTAAAATTGTAGATAAAATCTCATCTGAACGAATTACTTTTTTAGTAACTTCAGTATTTATCCATCATTTTGTAATGTTTTCTTTAGAATACTTTAGATTTTCATTAATTTTAAATGTTCTTCTTAAAACTTTACTTTCAACCTTTTTTACAGTAATAGTTTGTTTGATATTAATTTTCTTAATCAAGCCAAATAAACGATGA
- the mrdA gene encoding penicillin-binding protein 2 has translation MRKILLPAIVILTSLLLIGKIFYLQVIDESLKLQSENNAIKKVFDFPERGYIYDRNGKLLVANQPSYDIMVIPREIKDIDTLEFCNLLGITKETFIKKIEKAKVYSPRLPSVFLPQLNKKEYAAFQEKERKFEGFYTQKRALRDYQVDYGANIFGFIAQVNNHEIETNPYYNSGDLIGKQGVEKQYEEILRGIKGVKYLLRDKHNKIIGPYKEGKYDTISQQGKDLVLTIDAELQKYGTELMVNKRGGIVAIEPSSGEILALVSAPTYDPALLVGRKRSANYTQLYYDSIAKPLYDRGLLAQYPPGSPFKIVTGLIGLQEEVINEETGFVCHHGFYYGRGAFMKCHDSGVSKLNNGIYQSCNTYFANVYKKTIDKYKNPSESVDIWSQHVKSFGLGQFLGTDMPIGAKGLVPDSKTYQRAYPNGGWRSTTIISNSIGQGEVLTTPIQLANMMAAVANKGFFYTPHIVKNIKGDTIDKKFTTKHVVTVNKDYFDPVIKGLADVYNKGTASSLKVDSLQICGKTGTAENKIRVAGKTYQLKDHSIFVAFAPAENPKIAIAVFVENGYWGNRWAGPIATLMVEKYIRGKITRKDLEDRMLNGSLLDEYKKIEDIIFQRNTSVNLDKQNSEATLTNKEEEVN, from the coding sequence ATGAGAAAAATTCTTTTACCTGCTATCGTTATTTTAACCAGTTTATTATTAATTGGTAAGATTTTCTATTTGCAAGTAATAGATGAATCATTAAAATTACAGTCTGAAAACAATGCTATTAAAAAGGTATTTGACTTCCCTGAAAGAGGATACATATACGACAGAAATGGAAAGCTTTTGGTAGCCAATCAACCTTCTTACGATATAATGGTTATCCCTAGGGAAATTAAAGATATTGATACTCTTGAATTTTGTAACTTATTAGGAATAACTAAAGAAACCTTTATTAAGAAAATTGAAAAAGCAAAAGTTTATAGCCCAAGATTACCATCTGTTTTTCTTCCACAATTAAACAAGAAAGAATATGCAGCCTTTCAAGAAAAAGAAAGAAAATTTGAGGGTTTTTATACGCAAAAAAGAGCTTTACGTGACTATCAAGTTGATTACGGTGCTAATATTTTTGGTTTCATTGCACAAGTAAACAATCATGAAATCGAAACCAACCCTTACTACAATAGTGGTGATTTAATAGGAAAACAAGGCGTTGAAAAACAATATGAAGAAATATTAAGAGGAATAAAAGGTGTAAAATATTTACTACGCGACAAGCATAATAAAATTATAGGCCCATATAAAGAAGGCAAATATGACACTATCTCTCAACAAGGAAAGGATTTAGTTCTAACTATTGACGCTGAATTACAAAAATACGGAACGGAGTTAATGGTTAATAAACGTGGTGGTATTGTTGCAATTGAACCTAGCAGTGGTGAAATTTTAGCCTTAGTTTCTGCTCCAACTTATGACCCGGCTCTTTTAGTAGGTAGGAAAAGGTCTGCAAACTATACGCAATTATATTATGACTCCATTGCCAAACCTTTGTATGACAGAGGCCTTTTAGCACAATATCCTCCTGGTTCACCATTTAAAATTGTTACTGGGTTAATTGGATTACAAGAAGAAGTAATTAATGAAGAAACAGGTTTTGTTTGCCATCATGGTTTTTATTATGGTCGCGGAGCATTCATGAAATGTCACGATTCTGGAGTTTCTAAATTAAACAATGGAATCTATCAATCATGTAATACTTATTTTGCGAATGTTTACAAGAAAACAATTGATAAATATAAAAACCCTAGTGAGAGTGTTGATATTTGGTCACAACATGTAAAAAGCTTTGGTTTGGGTCAATTCTTAGGAACAGATATGCCGATTGGAGCAAAAGGTTTAGTACCTGATTCTAAGACATATCAAAGAGCATATCCTAATGGTGGTTGGAGAAGTACAACAATTATATCAAATTCAATTGGGCAAGGTGAGGTTTTAACTACGCCTATTCAGTTAGCTAATATGATGGCTGCAGTTGCAAATAAAGGATTCTTTTACACACCACACATTGTCAAAAATATTAAAGGTGATACTATCGATAAAAAGTTTACAACTAAACATGTTGTAACAGTTAATAAAGATTATTTTGATCCAGTAATTAAAGGTTTGGCGGATGTTTACAATAAAGGTACCGCTTCTAGCTTAAAAGTCGACAGTCTACAAATTTGTGGAAAAACGGGTACTGCCGAAAATAAAATTCGAGTTGCAGGCAAAACATATCAACTAAAAGACCATTCAATATTTGTCGCTTTTGCTCCTGCAGAAAATCCTAAAATTGCCATTGCCGTTTTTGTTGAAAATGGTTATTGGGGAAACCGATGGGCTGGCCCTATAGCAACTTTAATGGTTGAAAAATATATTAGAGGAAAAATTACTAGAAAAGATTTAGAAGACAGAATGTTAAATGGAAGCTTATTGGATGAATACAAAAAGATTGAAGATATTATATTCCAAAGAAACACTTCAGTGAATTTAGATAAACAAAATTCTGAAGCAACACTAACTAATAAAGAGGAGGAAGTCAATTAA
- the rodA gene encoding rod shape-determining protein RodA codes for MLNQSVKKGIDWLTLFLYFTLVIMGWFTIYSASLPLEETSVLDLSQIYGRQMLFIFLSIPLIFILLFLDAKIFERLSFVFYGIGILLLMGLFVFGVTKKGQTNWYQFGGFGFQPSEFVKTATALLLAKYLSFSQINLKIFKHQLLAFAIIGLPILLILMQPDAGSAMIFLSLIFVLNREGLPTWYIIAGISAIVLFILSLIFNPLYIGIGFFVIALVHYFNNKKISRNPFLYLFVSLLVFGFVFSVSYVYNNILEPHQKDRIDVLLGDNVDLKNEGYNLNQSMIAIGSGGWTGKGYLEGTQTKGGFVPEQHTDYIFTTVGEEWGFVGSTLVILLFASLFLRILYLAENQKTKFSRVYGYCVATYLFTHFFVNIAMLVKLFPTIGVPLPFFSYGGSSLWAFTIMLFIFIKLDANKVNEW; via the coding sequence ATGTTAAATCAAAGTGTAAAAAAAGGTATCGATTGGTTAACACTTTTTCTATATTTTACTTTAGTAATTATGGGCTGGTTTACTATTTATTCTGCTTCATTACCCTTAGAAGAAACTTCAGTTTTAGATTTAAGTCAAATTTACGGAAGGCAAATGCTTTTCATATTTTTAAGTATTCCTCTTATTTTTATTTTACTCTTTTTAGATGCTAAAATATTTGAAAGACTTTCATTCGTTTTTTATGGAATAGGTATTTTACTCCTCATGGGACTTTTCGTTTTTGGAGTTACAAAAAAAGGGCAAACTAATTGGTATCAATTTGGAGGGTTTGGATTTCAACCTTCAGAATTTGTTAAAACAGCTACCGCCTTATTATTAGCAAAGTACCTTAGCTTTTCACAGATAAACTTAAAAATATTTAAACATCAACTACTTGCTTTTGCAATTATTGGTTTACCTATACTCTTAATTTTAATGCAACCCGATGCTGGTAGTGCAATGATTTTTTTATCATTAATCTTTGTACTGAATAGAGAGGGTTTACCTACTTGGTATATAATAGCGGGTATTTCAGCAATTGTACTTTTCATATTATCCTTAATATTTAACCCTCTTTACATTGGAATTGGATTTTTTGTAATAGCCTTAGTTCATTATTTTAATAATAAAAAGATTAGTCGAAATCCGTTTTTATATTTATTTGTAAGCTTACTAGTTTTTGGCTTTGTTTTTTCGGTAAGTTATGTTTACAACAACATACTAGAGCCACATCAAAAAGATAGAATTGACGTATTATTAGGAGACAATGTTGATTTAAAAAACGAAGGTTATAATCTAAATCAATCTATGATTGCGATAGGTTCCGGTGGTTGGACAGGTAAAGGATATTTAGAAGGAACACAAACAAAAGGCGGTTTTGTACCAGAACAACACACCGATTATATTTTTACTACTGTTGGTGAAGAATGGGGATTTGTAGGTTCAACTTTAGTAATTCTTTTATTTGCTTCTTTATTTCTAAGAATACTTTACTTAGCAGAAAATCAAAAAACAAAATTTAGTAGAGTTTATGGTTATTGTGTCGCCACCTATTTATTTACTCACTTTTTTGTAAATATTGCTATGCTAGTCAAATTGTTTCCTACAATTGGAGTACCATTACCTTTCTTTTCCTATGGAGGATCAAGTTTATGGGCATTTACGATTATGCTTTTTATATTTATAAAACTTGATGCGAATAAAGTGAATGAATGGTAA
- a CDS encoding DNA/RNA non-specific endonuclease: MNFNKILLLFVFLLFVIACKEVIIVEDDSSFSSNETVGEFNYLPTNTTNAVYTHNTYTLSYAEEFEQAEWVAYYLDKEDIKYINYKRPLFEVDDEVITGSAHWRNFKNSGYNKGHLLPAGDRRASYEEFEETFLTSNISPQKYKFNSGIWNRLEQKVRYWAGKYDGLYVVTAGVLSSDLETIGYEDVAVPKYFYKVLLTNDRTRMIGFLVPHKDSNKPLYEFVVSVDSIEKITGLDFFPELEDTLESQLESNSSYKDWSF; encoded by the coding sequence ATGAATTTTAATAAGATTTTACTTTTATTTGTTTTTTTACTATTTGTAATTGCTTGTAAAGAAGTTATTATAGTTGAAGACGATTCTAGTTTTTCTAGTAATGAAACTGTAGGTGAATTTAATTATTTACCTACTAATACGACCAATGCAGTTTATACACACAATACTTATACACTTTCTTATGCGGAAGAGTTTGAACAAGCTGAGTGGGTAGCTTACTATTTAGATAAAGAAGATATTAAGTACATAAACTATAAACGACCTCTATTTGAAGTGGATGATGAAGTTATAACTGGATCAGCGCATTGGCGTAATTTTAAAAACTCAGGTTATAATAAAGGTCATTTATTACCAGCTGGAGATAGAAGAGCTAGTTATGAGGAATTTGAAGAGACTTTTTTAACTTCTAACATTTCTCCTCAAAAGTATAAGTTCAATAGTGGTATTTGGAACCGCCTAGAACAAAAAGTAAGATATTGGGCTGGTAAATATGATGGGTTATATGTTGTTACAGCAGGAGTGTTATCGAGTGATTTGGAAACTATCGGGTATGAAGATGTAGCTGTTCCAAAATACTTTTATAAAGTTTTATTGACTAACGATAGAACTAGAATGATCGGTTTTTTAGTTCCGCATAAAGATTCTAATAAGCCTTTATATGAATTTGTGGTTTCGGTAGATTCAATTGAAAAAATAACTGGTTTAGATTTTTTTCCAGAATTAGAAGATACTTTGGAAAGTCAACTGGAATCTAATTCTAGTTATAAAGATTGGAGTTTTTAA